The proteins below come from a single Maylandia zebra isolate NMK-2024a linkage group LG23, Mzebra_GT3a, whole genome shotgun sequence genomic window:
- the LOC143414983 gene encoding uncharacterized protein LOC143414983, whose amino-acid sequence MDNKPDTEDQQKTSSPRTSVKSYVTRSVASSSNSSCKSSASLAAAKARARAEAVRARSTFVKKETELMVEKAQLRVEEARMEAALATLKQEKEVAAALAEAEVLESAVAELGSKQDLRAADIIGIPPDSTEKRTNDYVECHSRMHSSQLSLPGLESHITSSRPRDFSHAPPLQDNELNPIRTAIDGLSSTPARVKSHTTFEENGMKHPSAQNYPGIYPCSVTPLQEPQPHTHPLRMQAAQPSALNHTGINDFAVYMARRELVTSGMTKFDDRPENYWGWKSTFMNIIEGLKLTCNEELDLLTRWLGPQSSEQVRRIRAVHVNDPAAGLRMAWMRLEENYGSPEIIEKALLDKLERFPKISNRDPLNLRELGDLLRELGSAKLEGCLPGLAYLDTSRGIKPIVEKLPYGLQEKWMTQGSAYKLQNQGQFPPFSFFTDFVCKEARTRNDPSFAFSSFGMTTVKPENSPKRYTHSRNHVSSSKTEITSTSAIKPTESASSKLDVDRQCPIHKKPHPLKRCRGFRAKTLDERKTFLRDSGVCFRCCSSTEHVAKDCKTIIHCKECNSDKHVTALHPGPAPWAVKDPEDEHGGGEDEAASPDIISKCTEVCGIANNSRSCSKICLIKVHPRGQPERSIKVYAVLDDQSNRSLARSKFFDLFGLKGSDSPYTLRTCAGVTELSGRRGVGFVAQPLDGRLSIPLPTLIECSHIPDDRSEIPTPDVVKHHPHLKSITHLIPELDPNAQILLLLGRDVLQVHKVRDQRNGPNNAPYAQRLDLGWVVVGDVCLGAAHKPKAVNVYRTNVLENGRHSHFSPCPNHLVVKEKLTKRTGIRPLNSQTLSHFHPLDSLFQNSDDHLLGNKIFERTENDNEVAPSIEDKRFIQLMNNEMFIDDANSWVAPLPFRMPRPRLPNNRGQALTRFTSLCKTLERKPEMRRHFLAFMQNIFDRDHAEPAPALNDGDECWYLPSFGVYHPRKPGQIRVVFDSSAPYLGISLNDVLLTGPDLNNTLLGVLMRFRHEQVAITADIEQMFHSFVVREDHRNFLRFLWFKDNDITKEVVEYRMRVHVFGNRPSPAVATYGLRRAALHGEGEFGEGAKEFIHRNFYVDDALKSLPSATAAISLLKAAQGMLAISNLRLHKIASNCLTVMQAFPSTDHAKDLKNLDLDKDSPPLQRSLGLSWDLVNDTFTFRVAKSEKPFTRRGVLATINSLFDPLGLVAPVTIHGKLLLRQLTRDSSDWDAPLPSEKATEWITWRDSLQDLEQFAISRAYIATSLSTAQRTEIHIFSDASTKAIAAVAYLKVEDVEGKCHVGFIMGKAKLAPLPFHTIPRLELGAAVLAVEIAELLVKELDVSLDSLKFYTDSKVVLGYIYNESRRFYVYVSNRVERIRKFSCPEQWQYVHTDENPADVATRSVHPARLLSTNWLTGPRFLRRSGDIDSGKETSYDLIDPDSDTEVRSHITTVANPHRSMGSHRFERFSMWQPLVRAVASLIHIVQSFRSEKDSNGQDCKGWHHCLKPHKMDTLSQARHTIIGCVQKETYQVEVSCLEKGEVIPKSSPLRKLSPILDDSKLLRVGGRLQHASIETHEKHPLIIPGRSHIATLLVNYYHERVHHQGRVFTEGAIRTAGIWIVGAKKCISRNLHKCVTCNRLRGRPAEQKMANLPPDRLSTEPPFTNVGLDVFGPWNVSTRRTRGGAANSKRWAVLFTCLSVRAVHIELIESMDTSSFINALRRFFAMRGPVKMIRSDCGTNFKGACRELQILLRDETDISRYLSEEGCTWLFNPPHSSHMGGVWERMIGVSRRILDSMLSQISPSHLTHEVLSTLMAEVGAIINARPLAPISSDPDSPFLLTPAMILTQKVCTPLAPPGSFEATDMYRQQWKRVQHLANTFWERWRREYLSTLQNRSKWQNSQPNVKEGDLVLLKDPQVKRNQWPMALVTKAYPDSDGKVRKLELRVTKGGTIKTFFRPVTEVVVLLSI is encoded by the coding sequence ATGGACAATAAGCCAGATACAGAAGATCAACAGAAGACTAGCTCTCCAAGAACATCTGTGAAGTCATATGTGACCAGATCTGTTGCTAGTTCTTCTAACAGCTCCTGCAAGTCTTCTGCCAGCCTAGCAGCTGCTAAAGCACGTGCAAGAGCTGAAGCAGTGCGTGCTCGCTCCACCTTTgtcaaaaaagaaactgaactcATGGTGGAAAAAGCCCAGTTGAGAGTAGAAGAGGCACGCATGGAGGCTGCTCTGGCCACACTGAAGCAAGAGAAAGAAGTTGCAGCGGCTTTAGCTGAGGCGGAGGTTTTGGAATCAGCCGTAGCAGAACTCGGCTCTAAACAAGATCTCAGGGCAGCGGACATCATAGGAATTCCCCCTGACTccacagaaaaaagaacaaatgatTATGTTGAGTGTCACTCAAGAATGCACTCTAGTCAGCTGTCGTTGCCCGGCCTTGAGTCCCATATCACCTCCAGTCGGCCACGCGATTTCTCTCATGCGCCACCACTCCAGGACAACGAACTGAATCCCATTCGTACAGCCATTGATGGACTGAGCTCCACTCCAGCTCGTGTCAAGAGCCATACTACCTTTGAAGAAAATGGTATGAAGCATCCATCTGCTCAGAATTACCCTGGGATTTATCCATGTAGTGTCACCCCCCTGCAGGAACCtcaaccacacacacatcctcTTAGAATGCAAGCAGCGCAGCCCTCTGCTCTGAACCATACCGGCATTAATGACTTTGCTGTATACATGGCTCGCCGGGAACTTGTGACATCCGGGATGACAAAGTTTGATGATCGTCCAGAGAATTATTGGGGCTGGAAGTCTACCTTCATGAACATCATTGAAGGGCTAAAACTCACCTGCAATGAAGAGCTTGACCTTCTCACTAGATGGTTAGGTCCTCAATCATCTGAGCAAGTCAGGAGAATCAGAGCTGTTCATGTCAATGACCCCGCTGCAGGGCTCAGGATGGCGTGGATGCGACTTGAAGAGAACTACGGGTCTCCTGAAATAATTGAGAAAGCTCTGCTGGACAAACTGGAGAGATTTCCTAAGATCAGCAACAGGGACCCTCTCAACCTGAGAGAGCTTGGTGACTTGTTAAGGGAGTTGGGGTCAGCAAAGTTAGAAGGTTGTTTGCCTGGGCTCGCCTATCTGGATACCTCTCGCGGCATTAAACCAATAGTGGAGAAACTGCCGTATGGCCTTCAAGAAAAATGGATGACACAAGGCAGTGCGTACAAGCTGCAAAACCAAGGCCAGTTTCCACCATTCTCATTCTTCACTGACTTTGTCTGCAAAGAAGCCCGCACTCGTAATGATCCAAGTTTTGCATTTAGCTCATTTGGGATGACGACAGTGAAACCAGAAAACTCACCTAAAAGGTACACGCATTCCAGGAACCACGTCTCATCCAGCAAAACAGAGATTACATCAACATCTGCCATCAAGCCCACAGAGTCAGCTAGCAGTAAGTTGGATGTGGACAGACAGTGTCCGAttcacaaaaaaccccaccctCTCAAGCGGTGTAGGGGCTTCCGAGCTAAGACACTGGATGAACGCAAAACGTTCCTGCGAGATAGTGGAGTTTGTTTCAGATGCTGCTCCTCAACTGAACACGTTGCTAAAGACTGCAAAACAATTATTCACTGTAAAGAGTGTAACAGTGACAAGCACGTCACAGCACTTCATCCAGGACCAGCTCCATGGGCTGTCAAAGACCCTGAGGATGAGCATGGCGGGGGGGAAGATGAAGCGGCTTCTCCTGACATAATCTCCAAATGCACAGAAGTGTGTGGAATTGCCAATAACTCCCGCTCTTGCTCTAAAATCTGTCTCATAAAAGTGCATCCTAGAGGACAACCAGAAAGATCTATAAAAGTCTATGCCGTACTTGATGACCAGAGCAATAGGTCTCTTGCTCGGTCCAAATTCTTCGACCTGTTTGGCCTCAAGGGTAGCGATTCTCCCTACACGCTGCGCACATGTGCGGGAGTCACTGAGTTATCTGGCCGAAGAGGAGTTGGATTTGTTGCTCAGCCATTGGATGGACGTCTCAGCATTCCTCTTCCCACACTTATTGAGTGTAGCCATATCCCAGATGATAGATCGGAGATACCTACTCCTGATGTAGTCAAACACCACCCACACCTAAAGTCTATCACTCATCTCATCCCTGAACTTGATCCAAATGCGCAAATTCTCCTTCTGCTGGGTCGGGATGTGTTACAAGTCCATAAAGTGAGAGACCAACGCAACGGGCCCAATAATGCACCCTATGCCCAAAGACTGGACCTTGGCTGGGTCGTAGTTGGAGACGTCTGTTTGGGTGCAGCTCACAAGCCGAAAGCAGTTAATGTCTACCGGACTAACGTTCTGGAGAATGGGCGTCACTCTCATTTCAGTCCATGTCCCAACCACCTAGTTGTGAAAGAGAAGCTTACAAAGAGGACAGGCATAAGACCTCTCAACTCTCAAACCCTGTCACACTTTCATCCTCTGGACAGCCTGTTTCAGAACTCTGATGATCATTTACTTGGCAACAAAATCTTCGAAAGAACAGAGAATGACAATGAAGTTGCCCCATCTATTGAGGACAAACGGTTCATTCAGTTGATGAATAATGAGATGTTCATAGATGATGCTAACAGTTGGGTAGCTCCCCTTCCCTTTCGCATGCCAAGACCACGGCTGCCTAACAACAGAGGACAAGCTCTGACTCGTTTCACCAGTCTCTGCAAAACTCTAGAAAGGAAACCTGAGATGAGGAGACATTTTCTGGCTTTCATGCAGAATATCTTTGATCGAGATCATGCTGAACCAGCTCCAGCACTCAACGATGGAGATGAATGCTGGTACCTTCCCAGTTTTGGCGTCTATCATCCACGCAAGCCTGGCCAGATCCGAGTTGTGTTTGATTCAAGCGCTCCTTATCTTGGCATCTCCTTGAACGATGTGCTGTTGACAGGGCCAGACTTAAATAACACTCTGCTGGGAGTCCTAATGCGGTTTAGGCATGAACAGGTAGCCATCACAGCAGATATTGAGCAGATGTTTCACAGCTTTGTTGTCAGGGAAGACCACAGGAACTTCCTCAGATTTCTGTGGTTTAAAGACAATGACATCACGAAGGAAGTTGTGGAATATCGTATGAGAGTCCATGTGTTTGGCAACCGCCCCTCTCCAGCTGTGGCTACTTATGGGCTTCGGAGAGCAGCTTTACATGGAGAGGGCGAGTTTGGGGAGGGGGCAAAGGAGTTCATACACAGGAACTTCTACGTTGATGATGCACTCAAGTCACTGCCATCTGCAACAGCAGCTATCAGTCTTCTCAAGGCAGCCCAAGGCATGCTTGCCATCTCCAACTTGAGACTTCATAAAATAGCATCCAATTGCCTAACTGTCATGCAGGCTTTCCCATCAACAGATCAtgcaaaagacttgaaaaaTCTCGACCTGGACAAAGATTCACCTCCTTTGCAGAGAAGTCTTGGATTAAGCTGGGACCTTGTGAATGACACTTTTACATTCCGTGTTGCCAAGAGCGAGAAGCCATTCACCCGAAGAGGAGTTCTTGCAACTATCAATAGTTTGTTTGATCCACTTGGTCTCGTAGCTCCCGTTACTATTCATGGAAAGCTCTTGTTGCGGCAGCTCACTCGTGACAGTAGTGACTGGGATGCTCCCCTCCCGTCTGAAAAGGCAACAGAGTGGATTACCTGGAGGGATTCACTGCAGGATTTGGAACAGTTTGCAATCTCCCGAGCCTACATTGCTACGTCCCTGTCCACTGCACAACGTACAGAGATCCATATCTTCTCGGATGCTTCCACCAAAGCCATTGCGGCTGTGGCATATCTCAAAGTGGAAGATGTGGAAGGTAAATGTCATGTAGGTTTCATAATGGGGAAAGCCAAGTTAGCCCCCCTACCATTCCACACTATTCCCAGGCTGGAATTAGGTGCTGCTGTTCTGGCAGTGGAAATTGCTGAGCTGCTTGTGAAAGAGCTGGACGTTAGTCTTGATAGTCTGAAGTTCTATACTGACAGCAAGGTGGTGCTGGGGTATATTTACAATGAAAGCAGGAGATTTTATGTGTATGTCAGCAACAGAGTGGAACGGATAAGGAAGTTCTCATGCCCTGAACAATGGCAATATGTCCACACTGATGAAAACCCTGCAGATGTTGCCACCAGGTCAGTGCATCCAGCTCGTCTCTTAAGCACCAACTGGCTTACAGGTCCACGTTTTCTGAGACGTTCTGGGGACATAGACTCAGGTAAAGAAACATCCTATGACCTCATTGATCCAGACTCTGATACAGAGGTCAGAAGCCACATTACTACTGTTGCAAACCCCCATAGGAGTATGGGGTCGCATCGATTTGAAAGATTTTCCATGTGGCAACCCCTTGTCAGAGCTGTGGCCTCCCTAATCCACATCGTCCAATCCTTCAGGTCTGAGAAGGATAGCAATGGGCAAGACTGCAAAGGTTGGCATCACTGTTTGAAGCCACACAAAATGGATACACTGTCGCAAGCAAGGCATACCATTATTGGATGTGTACAAAAGGAGACATACCAAGTGGAAGTGTCTTGTTTGGAGAAAGGCGAAGTAATTCCCAAAAGCAGTCCTCTGAGGAAGCTCAGCCCAATTCTTGATGATAGCAAACTTTTAAGAGTTGGTGGGCGGCTCCAGCATGCTTCAATCGAGACACATGAAAAGCATCCTCTCATCATTCCTGGCCGCAGCCACATAGCTACTCTACTTGTAAACTACTACCATGAGCGGGTTCACCATCAAGGCAGAGTTTTTACTGAGGGAGCTATCCGCACGGCTGGCATCTGGATTGTAGGGGCAAAGAAATGTATCTCCAGAAACCTGCACAAGTGTGTTACATGCAACAGACTTCGTGGTAGACCCGCAGAGCAAAAGATGGCAAATCTTCCACCTGATCGTCTTAGCACTGAACCTCCATTTACAAATGTGGGCCTGGATGTATTCGGTCCCTGGAATGTCTCCACCCGTCGCACCCGAGGTGGTGCCGCAAACTCTAAAAGGTGGGCAGTACTCTTCACGTGTTTAAGTGTTCGTGCTGTACATATCGAGCTCATAGAGTCAATGGACACATCGAGCTTCATTAATGCTCTACGGCGGTTCTTTGCTATGCGTGGTCCTGTGAAGATGATCCGCTCTGACTGTGGCACAAACTTTAAGGGGGCTTGCAGAGAACTTCAAATTCTCCTACGGGATGAAACCGATATCTCAAGGTACCTCAGTGAGGAAGGATGCACATGGCTGTTCAACCCACCTCATTCTTCCCATATGGGAGGAGTATGGGAAAGAATGATTGGGGTTTCGAGACGGATTCTTGACTCTATGCTTTCTCAGATCAGTCCCTCGCATCTCACTCATGAAGTGCTTTCGACCCTTATGGCTGAGGTAGGAGCGATAATAAATGCAAGGCCTCTTGCTCCCATCTCAAGTGATCCAGATTCACCGTTTCTTCTGACTCCAGCAATGATCTTGACACAGAAGGTCTGCACCCCTCTTGCTCCTCCAGGATCATTTGAAGCTACAGATATGTATCGTCAGCAGTGGAAACGTGTTCAGCACTTGGCTAATACATTTTGGGAGAGATGGAGGCGAGAATATCTCTCTACTCTTCAAAATCGAAGCAAGTGGCAAAATAGTCAGCCCAATGTCAAGGAAGGGGACTTGGTGTTGCTCAAAGACCCTCAGGTAAAAAGAAATCAGTGGCCAATGGCTCTTGTCACCAAGGCTTACCCAGACAGCGATGGAAAGGTCAGGAAACTCGAACTGAGGGTCACGAAAGGAGGTACCATTAAGACCTTCTTTAGACCAGTAACCGAAGTAGTGGTACTTTTGTCTATCTGA